A window from Halanaerobiaceae bacterium ANBcell28 encodes these proteins:
- a CDS encoding family 43 glycosylhydrolase — MTMERNNNNTYILSYTRKPKDDLIYSPKLAYSMHLAYSDDGINFQDLNHNSGVLFAKATENEDGSLNAKSLKNPYIFYLDDGNFGVVAVRTEAGGNNDQESKGKVVLFTSTDLLQYEELGLIDLNGNKYIDDVICFYDEKKGVYVIKWCDEDGNYYQNFIEDIFDFNTVSEAEEIESFNREEIAADIEGIVPGNIIEISEEKAERLRLKLTVPNNVKIELPDTVIVSSKEDLEAVKATAIYSDGTKARKKVDWGFDTIDWSNPGKYQIKGKVHQDHFSFPIATNRADPAIGRWNGKYYFIATNDADGNNSLYIREADSIPELLEAEENLILDTKTYEDIKGLLWAPEFHIIDGELYIFHGATVNGEFFYEESHVMKLKKGGNPINKEDWSRPYRVVKKDGSYLCEAGKTISLDMTYFNVKQDHYVVWSQRQFLPEDLGAWLYIAKIDPAEPWKLTNDPVVLSKPEYGWANNNVFVDEGAFALFRDNKLFLTFASALIDATYVVGLLTTEVDADLMDPSNWTKTNYPLLTSRSVPGEYGPGHNSYVIDDEGDIWNAYHARPGVDAPRCSGLRRVHFDIDGYPRLDLTEDKDLNKDIAEVSIDIVIE; from the coding sequence ATGACTATGGAAAGAAATAATAACAATACTTATATCCTTTCTTATACGAGAAAACCGAAAGATGATTTGATTTATTCGCCTAAGCTAGCATATAGTATGCATCTTGCTTATAGTGATGATGGCATAAATTTTCAAGATTTAAATCATAATTCAGGAGTTTTGTTTGCTAAAGCAACAGAAAATGAAGATGGTTCACTTAACGCCAAAAGCCTAAAAAACCCTTATATTTTTTACTTAGACGATGGAAATTTTGGAGTTGTTGCTGTTCGTACTGAAGCAGGTGGAAACAATGATCAAGAAAGTAAAGGAAAAGTTGTACTCTTTACATCAACAGATTTATTGCAGTATGAGGAACTTGGCTTAATTGATCTTAATGGTAATAAATACATAGATGACGTAATTTGTTTTTATGATGAGAAAAAAGGAGTTTATGTTATTAAGTGGTGTGATGAAGATGGTAATTATTATCAGAACTTTATTGAAGATATATTTGATTTTAATACAGTAAGTGAAGCAGAGGAAATTGAATCCTTTAATAGAGAAGAAATTGCTGCTGATATTGAAGGAATAGTCCCTGGAAATATTATAGAAATATCAGAAGAAAAAGCAGAACGTCTTCGTTTAAAACTTACAGTACCTAATAATGTAAAAATAGAACTTCCTGATACTGTGATTGTTTCATCTAAAGAAGATTTGGAAGCTGTTAAAGCGACAGCTATTTATAGTGATGGAACAAAAGCTAGAAAAAAAGTAGATTGGGGTTTTGACACTATTGACTGGAGTAATCCTGGAAAATATCAAATAAAAGGTAAAGTTCATCAGGATCATTTCTCGTTTCCAATAGCCACTAATCGAGCAGACCCGGCTATTGGTAGATGGAATGGAAAATATTATTTTATAGCTACTAATGATGCTGATGGAAATAATAGCTTATATATTAGAGAAGCAGATAGTATTCCAGAATTGTTAGAGGCTGAAGAGAATTTAATACTTGATACTAAAACTTATGAAGATATAAAAGGACTTTTATGGGCTCCAGAGTTTCATATAATTGATGGAGAATTATATATTTTTCATGGAGCTACAGTTAATGGTGAGTTTTTTTATGAAGAATCTCATGTTATGAAGTTAAAAAAAGGTGGAAATCCAATTAATAAAGAGGACTGGTCAAGACCTTACCGTGTAGTAAAAAAAGATGGTAGTTATTTATGTGAAGCAGGTAAAACAATATCTTTAGATATGACATATTTTAATGTCAAACAGGACCATTATGTTGTCTGGTCACAACGCCAATTCTTACCAGAGGATCTTGGAGCCTGGCTATATATAGCAAAAATAGATCCGGCTGAACCCTGGAAATTGACAAATGATCCAGTAGTCCTATCTAAACCAGAATATGGCTGGGCTAATAATAATGTTTTTGTTGATGAAGGGGCATTTGCTCTTTTTAGAGATAATAAGCTTTTCTTAACTTTTGCCAGTGCTTTAATTGATGCTACCTATGTTGTTGGGCTCTTAACTACAGAAGTAGATGCAGATTTAATGGATCCATCTAATTGGACAAAGACTAACTATCCATTACTTACTTCCCGTAGTGTACCTGGAGAATATGGTCCAGGACATAATTCTTACGTTATCGATGATGAGGGAGATATCTGGAATGCTTATCATGCAAGACCAGGAGTAGATGCACCTAGATGTTCAGGTTTGCGTCGTGTTCATTTTGATATAGACGGATATCCTAGACTGGATCTGACAGAAGACAAAGATTTAAACAAGGACATAGCAGAGGTATCTATTGATATTGTTATTGAATGA
- a CDS encoding alpha/beta hydrolase-fold protein codes for MDKIYILLFFLIFLITTLSTHANEMYQYGDIELDFEIGIVPSGFDSQRFDIDKGKVNTIEYYSETIDSNRQALVYTPPGYSEEEQYNVLYLLHGIGGDEREWYNHGKPHHILDNLYSEGKIENMIVVLPNGRAMKDDRAIGDIFAPDKIKAFETFEYDLLNDLIPYIESNYSVFTERENRALAGLSMGGGQALNIGLSNLDYFKWIGAFSPAPNTKEPEELITNPELVEEKVALLWISCGDRDDLLFVSERTHTYLKENNLSHIWFEDKGGHDWNIWKSGLYYYSQGIFK; via the coding sequence ATGGATAAAATATATATTCTTTTATTTTTCTTGATTTTTTTAATTACAACTCTTAGTACTCATGCAAATGAAATGTATCAATATGGTGATATCGAGCTTGATTTTGAAATTGGTATAGTTCCATCAGGTTTTGATTCTCAAAGATTTGATATTGATAAGGGCAAAGTTAATACTATAGAATATTATTCCGAGACTATAGATAGTAACCGCCAGGCATTAGTTTACACTCCTCCTGGCTATTCAGAAGAAGAACAGTATAATGTTCTATATCTTTTACATGGTATTGGTGGCGATGAAAGGGAATGGTATAATCATGGTAAACCTCATCATATTCTAGATAATTTGTATTCAGAAGGCAAGATAGAAAATATGATTGTTGTTCTACCTAATGGAAGGGCCATGAAAGATGATAGAGCTATTGGAGATATATTTGCCCCTGATAAAATTAAAGCCTTTGAAACCTTTGAGTATGATCTTTTAAATGATCTTATTCCCTATATAGAATCAAATTATTCTGTATTTACAGAGCGGGAAAATCGAGCACTTGCAGGATTATCAATGGGTGGAGGCCAAGCTTTAAATATTGGACTTTCTAATCTTGATTATTTCAAATGGATAGGGGCTTTTTCTCCTGCTCCAAATACTAAGGAGCCTGAAGAACTTATCACCAATCCAGAACTTGTAGAAGAAAAAGTAGCTTTGCTGTGGATATCATGTGGAGATAGAGATGATCTTTTATTTGTTAGTGAAAGAACACATACTTATTTGAAAGAAAATAATCTTTCTCATATTTGGTTTGAGGATAAAGGTGGACATGACTGGAATATATGGAAAAGTGGTTTATATTACTATAGTCAAGGAATATTTAAATAA
- a CDS encoding glycoside hydrolase 43 family protein codes for MSKTILKNPLFWADLPDPDLIRVGDFYYMVSTSMHSMPGCPIMKSRNLKDWEIVSYVYSTLEDNDAHNLLNGKDIYGQGSWAASLRYHQGTFYVCFSSNDMNQFYIYHTQNIEESNWDRYVIDGLYHDPGLLFDEDKVYVIYGCGDIRIAELTADLSAIKADGVNQLLLETKKDNIGLRCEGCHAYKINGYYYLLFIEWPSDGNQRRRQIAYRSKELLGEYERKILFDDDMGYHNKGIAQGAIFNTKDGEWYAMLFQDHDAVGRIPYLLPVNWEDGWPMIGIDGKAPEELEIPLPPSTPVPLLISDDFNYQENKLALNWQWNHNPDNQKWSLTERPGYLRLKTANITDNVLHARNTLTQRTEGPGCIASTKMDISNMKIGDYAGMIALQNSFGTIGIKVDEKGDKYISFCVNAGDGSEKEIERKLFAGETIFLKIEFNFEDSIDLANFYYSIDGDLWIKFGQELKMKYTLDHFMGYRIALFNYASKEIGGYVDFEYFNYQKENV; via the coding sequence ATGTCTAAAACTATTTTGAAAAATCCTTTATTCTGGGCGGATCTACCTGATCCAGATCTAATACGAGTTGGAGATTTTTATTATATGGTAAGTACAAGTATGCATAGCATGCCTGGCTGTCCTATTATGAAGTCAAGGAATCTAAAAGACTGGGAAATAGTTAGTTATGTATATAGTACTTTAGAAGATAATGATGCTCATAATCTTCTAAATGGCAAAGATATCTATGGACAGGGTTCATGGGCAGCCAGTTTACGTTATCATCAGGGGACTTTTTATGTCTGCTTTTCCAGTAATGATATGAATCAATTCTATATTTATCATACACAAAATATTGAAGAAAGTAATTGGGATCGTTATGTAATAGATGGACTTTATCATGACCCTGGATTATTGTTTGATGAAGATAAAGTATATGTTATATACGGGTGTGGTGATATTAGAATAGCTGAGTTGACAGCAGATTTAAGTGCAATAAAAGCTGACGGTGTTAATCAATTATTACTGGAAACTAAGAAAGATAATATTGGATTAAGGTGTGAAGGTTGCCATGCATATAAAATAAATGGCTACTATTATCTCCTGTTTATTGAATGGCCCAGTGATGGTAATCAGCGTAGAAGACAAATAGCTTATCGTTCAAAGGAACTCTTGGGAGAATATGAAAGAAAGATCCTCTTTGATGATGATATGGGATATCACAACAAGGGTATTGCCCAGGGGGCTATTTTTAATACTAAAGATGGTGAATGGTATGCAATGCTCTTTCAAGATCATGATGCAGTTGGCAGGATACCTTATCTTTTACCAGTGAATTGGGAAGATGGCTGGCCTATGATTGGTATTGATGGTAAGGCTCCAGAAGAATTGGAAATTCCTTTACCTCCTTCAACACCGGTACCATTGTTAATAAGTGATGACTTTAATTATCAGGAAAACAAGCTGGCATTAAACTGGCAGTGGAATCACAATCCGGATAATCAGAAATGGTCCTTAACTGAAAGGCCTGGTTATTTACGTTTGAAAACAGCAAATATAACAGATAATGTACTACATGCACGTAATACACTAACCCAGCGTACTGAAGGTCCAGGCTGTATAGCCAGTACTAAGATGGATATATCCAATATGAAGATTGGGGATTACGCAGGAATGATCGCTTTACAAAATAGTTTTGGAACTATTGGAATTAAAGTAGATGAAAAGGGAGATAAATATATTAGTTTCTGTGTAAATGCTGGTGATGGTTCTGAGAAAGAGATTGAAAGAAAGCTTTTTGCAGGAGAGACTATCTTCTTGAAAATAGAATTTAATTTTGAGGATAGTATTGATCTTGCTAATTTCTATTATTCTATAGATGGTGATCTTTGGATTAAATTTGGTCAAGAATTGAAGATGAAATACACTTTAGATCATTTTATGGGATATCGAATTGCTTTGTTTAACTATGCTAGTAAGGAAATTGGCGGTTATGTTGACTTCGAATATTTTAATTATCAGAAAGAAAATGTATAG
- a CDS encoding alpha/beta hydrolase — MNEEFMEKNFESKKLNVEIKRPMVQFISDIVYDQVSNFSSSNVALKMDLLVPHSREEKPAVVFITGGGFLAANKDNYIQQRLDLAEAGYLVASIEYGVAPQVTFPQPLLDLKSAIRFLKVHADKFNINPDKIGVMGDSAGGYLAAFAGTTNGIKEFEKGVNLEVNSNVQAVVDIYGLSDLSKIGSDYTEEIQKIHMSAGAPEALLVNGVPGFGGQDGGILADKEKVEAANPISYISSQTPPFLLMHGSNDSLVSPSQTEILHQALIEKGVDSTRYIVEGAEHGGDHWQQQEIMDIIITFFDKYLK; from the coding sequence ATGAATGAAGAATTTATGGAGAAAAATTTTGAAAGTAAAAAGCTTAATGTTGAAATCAAACGTCCTATGGTTCAATTTATATCTGATATTGTTTATGACCAGGTTTCTAATTTTTCTTCTTCAAATGTTGCATTGAAAATGGATCTTTTAGTTCCACATTCAAGGGAAGAAAAACCTGCAGTTGTTTTCATAACTGGTGGTGGCTTTCTTGCTGCTAATAAGGACAATTATATTCAACAAAGGCTTGATTTAGCAGAAGCTGGCTATCTTGTTGCAAGTATAGAGTACGGTGTAGCACCCCAGGTTACTTTCCCACAACCCTTACTTGATCTTAAATCAGCAATTCGTTTTCTTAAAGTACATGCTGATAAGTTTAATATTAATCCAGATAAAATAGGTGTAATGGGGGATTCAGCTGGAGGATATTTAGCTGCATTTGCTGGAACAACTAATGGTATCAAGGAGTTTGAAAAAGGGGTAAATCTAGAGGTGAACAGTAATGTTCAGGCAGTTGTTGATATATATGGTTTATCTGATTTAAGTAAAATAGGTTCAGATTATACAGAAGAAATTCAAAAAATACATATGTCTGCTGGTGCTCCGGAAGCCTTGTTAGTAAATGGTGTTCCTGGTTTTGGAGGTCAAGATGGAGGAATTTTGGCTGATAAAGAAAAAGTTGAAGCAGCTAACCCTATAAGCTATATATCTAGCCAAACACCGCCTTTTCTTTTGATGCATGGAAGTAATGATAGTCTTGTATCTCCAAGTCAAACAGAAATCTTACACCAGGCATTAATTGAGAAAGGTGTAGATTCTACTCGTTATATAGTTGAAGGAGCAGAGCATGGTGGAGATCATTGGCAACAACAAGAAATAATGGATATTATAATTACTTTTTTTGATAAATATTTAAAATAA
- a CDS encoding glycoside hydrolase family 43 protein, which translates to MNNYQKDYQRKEFKNPIMPGFYPDPSMCRVGDDYYLVTSSFAYFPGVPIFHSKDLVNWRQIGHVLDRPSQLELENHEQSQGIFAPTIRYHNGTFYMITTNIRKGNFIVTSKDPAGSWSDPYWLDDAPGIDPSLFFDDDGKVYYCGNRNNPEGYRYNGDCEIYLQELDLEEMKLVGDKHSLWRGALKTAIWPEGPHIYKKDGYYYLLIAEGGTGPDHAVTIARSKNITGPYQGFPKNPILTHRHLGNNDPIVNVGHGDFVKTQNDEWWMVVLASRPYGGYYRNLGRETFLVPLIWEDGWPVVCPGEGKISERIPYPDLPITPWPKESLCDNFDSDKLSEKWLYIRNTNFDNYDLESRPGHLRLKLAEDKLSEKNKPVFVAKRQQDMSFLISTSMEFSPEENEEAGIVLHQNHEYHYRFVLSQENNERVIKLIKCSSGKEELIAKAKYAEEKIYLKVEADGQDLTFYYSSDSVDYKVLEKNVDARILSTDVAGGFVGTCLGLYASSNGSETKNFADFDYFEYRGLDD; encoded by the coding sequence ATGAACAATTATCAAAAAGATTATCAAAGAAAAGAGTTTAAGAATCCAATAATGCCAGGTTTTTATCCAGATCCATCAATGTGTCGAGTTGGAGATGATTACTATCTTGTTACATCGTCTTTTGCTTATTTCCCTGGTGTACCTATTTTTCATAGTAAGGATTTGGTAAACTGGAGACAGATTGGACATGTTCTAGATCGTCCATCTCAACTAGAGTTAGAAAATCATGAGCAATCTCAGGGGATTTTTGCACCAACAATTAGGTATCATAACGGAACATTTTATATGATAACTACTAATATTCGTAAAGGGAACTTTATTGTTACAAGTAAAGATCCTGCTGGCTCCTGGTCAGATCCATATTGGTTGGATGATGCTCCTGGAATTGATCCTTCTTTGTTTTTTGATGATGATGGCAAGGTTTATTATTGTGGAAATCGTAATAATCCAGAAGGATATCGCTATAATGGTGACTGTGAAATTTATTTACAGGAGTTAGATTTAGAAGAAATGAAGCTTGTTGGAGATAAACATTCTCTATGGAGAGGTGCATTGAAAACTGCAATCTGGCCAGAAGGTCCTCATATCTATAAAAAAGATGGCTACTATTATTTATTAATTGCTGAGGGTGGAACTGGGCCAGATCATGCTGTTACAATTGCCCGCAGTAAAAATATCACAGGCCCCTATCAAGGCTTTCCTAAAAACCCTATCTTAACACATAGACATTTAGGGAACAATGACCCTATTGTTAATGTGGGACATGGGGATTTTGTGAAAACCCAAAATGATGAATGGTGGATGGTTGTTTTGGCTTCAAGACCTTATGGTGGATATTATCGTAATCTTGGAAGAGAGACTTTTCTAGTTCCACTTATCTGGGAAGATGGTTGGCCTGTTGTTTGTCCAGGCGAAGGAAAAATATCCGAAAGAATTCCCTATCCTGATTTACCAATAACACCATGGCCTAAAGAAAGTCTTTGTGATAATTTTGATAGTGATAAATTAAGCGAAAAATGGCTTTATATTAGAAATACTAACTTTGATAACTATGACCTGGAAAGTAGACCTGGTCATTTAAGACTTAAACTGGCTGAGGATAAGTTAAGTGAAAAAAATAAGCCTGTTTTTGTTGCAAAAAGACAGCAAGATATGAGTTTTTTAATTAGTACTTCCATGGAATTTAGTCCAGAAGAAAATGAAGAAGCTGGTATAGTGTTACATCAAAATCATGAGTATCATTATCGTTTTGTTTTAAGCCAGGAAAATAATGAAAGAGTAATAAAACTTATTAAGTGTTCTTCTGGTAAAGAAGAACTAATAGCAAAAGCTAAATATGCTGAAGAAAAAATATATTTGAAGGTAGAAGCTGATGGTCAAGATCTTACCTTCTATTATAGTAGTGATTCTGTAGATTATAAAGTTCTTGAAAAAAATGTTGATGCCAGGATTTTAAGTACCGATGTTGCAGGAGGTTTTGTTGGTACATGTCTTGGTTTATATGCCAGTAGCAATGGATCAGAGACTAAGAATTTTGCAGATTTTGATTACTTTGAATATAGAGGATTAGATGATTAA
- a CDS encoding glycosyl hydrolase codes for MSKEIKIPGSGKPFKNNASYCVGTGRLGLALQKEYVDHLELVQKTINFKYIRGHGLFCDDVGIYREFELDGETHTSYNFTYLDRIMDTYLENGIRPFLELGFMPEKLKTGEQTIFYWKGNVTPPVSYEKWADLITATLEHLIERYGREEVINWPIEVWNEPNIGFWAGSMEEYFKLYDYSAEAVKKVDERIQVGGPSICGVETEKWLRSFFEHCIENDSPLDFITRHCYTANMPTASGQYSYHSLNAPTYMIDELKETREIMDDYSQIKDLPLHITEFNSSYVPLCPVHDTDFHAAYIARILSEAGEYADSYSYWTFSDVFEEKDVPQSVFHGGFGLIALESIKKPTFYAFEFFSKAGDELLYRDDHLLVTKKDDSYIIIAWNWHNPEESKESSDLSYSLSLPSIAEQVIMIKKDVGGADANPLQTWSNLGKPRTLNSEQLEILKAAAEPRQRDEKLYEEKGIYTVDLNIPVNHLTMLEIKPVVDKTDTYLGLKKEEFYGME; via the coding sequence ATGTCAAAAGAAATAAAAATACCTGGTTCAGGCAAGCCTTTTAAGAACAATGCTAGTTACTGTGTAGGTACAGGTAGGTTGGGACTGGCACTGCAAAAAGAGTATGTGGATCACTTAGAATTAGTTCAAAAAACGATAAACTTCAAGTATATCCGTGGACATGGACTTTTTTGTGATGATGTAGGGATTTATCGGGAATTTGAACTTGATGGTGAAACACATACTTCCTATAATTTTACCTATCTTGATCGTATTATGGATACTTATCTTGAAAATGGGATACGACCTTTTCTGGAGCTTGGTTTTATGCCAGAAAAGCTTAAAACAGGAGAGCAAACAATATTTTATTGGAAAGGGAATGTAACACCACCTGTTTCATATGAAAAATGGGCAGATTTGATTACAGCTACTCTAGAGCACTTAATTGAACGATACGGTAGGGAAGAGGTAATTAACTGGCCGATTGAGGTCTGGAATGAGCCTAATATCGGCTTCTGGGCAGGTTCTATGGAAGAGTATTTCAAGCTTTATGATTATTCAGCTGAAGCAGTTAAGAAAGTTGATGAACGCATTCAGGTAGGAGGACCATCTATTTGTGGAGTTGAAACTGAGAAATGGTTGAGATCATTTTTTGAGCATTGTATTGAAAATGACTCTCCTCTGGATTTTATTACTCGACATTGCTACACAGCTAATATGCCAACTGCAAGTGGACAATACAGTTATCATAGCTTAAATGCTCCTACTTATATGATTGATGAACTAAAAGAAACTAGAGAGATTATGGACGATTATTCTCAAATTAAGGATTTACCACTCCACATCACTGAGTTTAATAGCTCTTATGTGCCACTTTGTCCTGTTCATGATACGGATTTTCATGCAGCATATATTGCTCGTATCTTAAGTGAAGCTGGAGAATATGCAGATTCTTATTCATACTGGACATTTAGTGATGTCTTTGAGGAGAAAGATGTACCTCAATCTGTTTTCCATGGTGGTTTCGGTCTTATTGCACTAGAATCAATCAAAAAGCCAACTTTCTATGCCTTTGAATTTTTCTCTAAAGCCGGGGATGAGCTTTTATACCGTGATGATCATCTTCTTGTTACTAAAAAAGATGATAGTTATATTATTATAGCCTGGAACTGGCATAATCCAGAGGAATCCAAAGAATCTTCTGATTTAAGCTATAGTCTATCACTACCTTCTATTGCAGAACAGGTAATTATGATAAAAAAAGATGTTGGAGGGGCAGATGCTAATCCATTGCAGACCTGGAGCAATCTAGGGAAACCACGCACTTTAAATAGTGAGCAATTGGAGATACTAAAGGCTGCAGCAGAACCGCGCCAAAGAGATGAAAAACTTTATGAGGAAAAGGGAATTTATACAGTTGATTTAAATATTCCAGTAAACCATTTAACTATGCTGGAGATTAAACCTGTAGTTGATAAAACAGATACTTACTTAGGTTTAAAAAAGGAAGAATTTTATGGTATGGAATAG
- a CDS encoding glycoside hydrolase family 43 protein yields MFIFQFAVLADNDNLTEVFQDLDLANHYKSLNHHNPLMAHKFGADPAGMVHDGRLYVYMTNDIIERDNQGNIVENTYGQITTINRISSADLVNWTDHGEINIGSRGTGKATWAGLSWAPDATYKIIDGEDKFFLYFSNNANSVGVLTSDSPVGPFEDPLGRALISRSTENVGGVEWLFDPGVFIDDDGKGYLYFGGGVPEGQGEMPNTARAVQLGDDMISLAGRPEVVEAPFFFEAAYMNKIEDTYYFSYSTNFASRFGAEGEHRPSAGTIAYMTSESPMGPWEYQDVILQNPGSFFGSGGNNHHSLIKFNDQWYMLYHSQILQDSMDYTGGYRSTHIDKVTIAEDGTIKPIVATRRGVEQVKSLNPYQVNEAETMAWSSGISVKETNEPSENFPLNMVVTDMNDGSYIGVSGVDFGQDGAYSFTAKVACDSDGNAIKIVAGYINDDAIGYLEVPNTGSLDNFEKVSIDLENLSGEHNLFFIFAGEAFYFDAWSFEK; encoded by the coding sequence TTGTTTATTTTTCAGTTTGCTGTATTAGCAGATAATGATAATTTGACTGAAGTTTTTCAGGATCTTGATTTAGCAAATCATTATAAATCTTTGAATCATCACAATCCTTTAATGGCTCATAAATTTGGTGCAGATCCAGCTGGAATGGTACATGATGGTAGGTTGTATGTATATATGACTAATGACATTATTGAAAGAGATAATCAAGGAAACATTGTTGAGAATACTTATGGGCAAATTACTACTATCAATCGTATATCATCAGCTGATTTGGTAAACTGGACTGATCATGGTGAAATTAATATAGGTAGTAGAGGGACCGGTAAAGCAACGTGGGCAGGTTTATCGTGGGCTCCGGATGCTACTTATAAGATTATAGATGGTGAGGATAAATTTTTCCTTTACTTTTCTAATAATGCTAATAGTGTTGGTGTATTAACTAGTGACAGTCCAGTAGGCCCTTTTGAAGATCCACTTGGTAGAGCTCTTATTTCAAGATCTACAGAAAATGTAGGTGGAGTTGAATGGCTTTTTGATCCAGGAGTCTTTATTGATGATGATGGAAAAGGATATTTGTATTTTGGTGGCGGTGTACCTGAAGGACAAGGAGAAATGCCCAATACTGCCAGAGCAGTTCAGTTAGGCGATGATATGATTAGCCTGGCTGGAAGACCAGAGGTAGTAGAAGCACCTTTCTTTTTTGAAGCTGCCTATATGAATAAGATTGAAGATACTTATTATTTTTCCTATAGTACGAACTTTGCAAGTAGATTTGGAGCTGAAGGTGAACATAGACCTTCAGCTGGTACTATAGCTTATATGACAAGTGAGAGCCCTATGGGGCCATGGGAATATCAGGATGTAATTCTTCAAAACCCGGGAAGTTTTTTTGGTAGTGGAGGAAATAATCATCATAGCTTAATTAAATTTAATGATCAATGGTATATGCTATATCACTCTCAGATATTACAGGATTCTATGGACTATACTGGTGGATATCGTAGCACTCACATAGATAAAGTTACTATTGCTGAAGACGGTACTATCAAACCCATTGTAGCAACAAGAAGAGGGGTGGAACAAGTAAAAAGTCTCAATCCCTATCAAGTAAATGAGGCTGAAACTATGGCCTGGAGCTCTGGTATCAGTGTTAAAGAAACTAATGAGCCATCTGAAAATTTTCCTCTTAATATGGTCGTAACAGATATGAACGATGGAAGCTATATTGGTGTTTCTGGAGTGGATTTTGGTCAGGATGGAGCATATAGTTTTACAGCAAAGGTAGCATGCGATAGTGATGGAAATGCCATCAAGATTGTTGCTGGTTATATCAATGATGATGCTATAGGGTATCTAGAAGTTCCTAACACAGGTAGTCTGGATAATTTTGAAAAAGTAAGTATAGATCTTGAAAATCTTAGTGGAGAACATAATTTGTTCTTTATTTTTGCAGGTGAAGCTTTTTATTTTGATGCCTGGAGTTTTGAAAAATAA